Within the Micromonospora citrea genome, the region GCTCGCCTATCCCGCCGACGGCGTGGAGGTGGTGCTCTACAGCTACCAGGCCGAGCAGCGCGGCTGGCTGCGGATGGTCGGCCCGCAGTGGCGGCACCTGCTGGCGGCGGTGCCGGGGCTCTCCCCCGACCAGGAGTACGTGCCGACCGGCGAGGCGCCCCGCTCGACCCGGCTGGTCGGCGGTCACGCCGGCGGCGAGTACGAGGCGGTGGCCGACCTGCCCGGCGGGTTCCGGGTGCTGGCGATGACCCGCGCCGCCCGGTATCCGGTGGAGTGGGCGGCCCGTCGGCTGCGGCTGGCCGACTGGCGGGGCGTGCCCTGCCTGGCGCTGCGGGAGGAGACCGGTTGGCTGCGCCTGCGCCTGCGCCGGCCCGATCCGGACGCGGTGGCGGAGACCGGGGCGCAGTGCCAGGAGCGGGGCGTCTACGAGGCGTGGGCGCCGGCCGCCGAGGTCACCGACGACCGGATCGTCGACCTGCCGTACGCGCTCTGACCTCTGCGGCGGTCCCGTCGGCATAACCGGGGGCGGGGCGGGAACGCGCACTCGTCCGACCGTCACGTGACCAGGAGACGCGCATGCCCTTCATCACCGTGGGGACGGAGAACTCCGCCCCCGTCGACCTGTACTACGAGGATCACGGCTCCGGTCAGCCGATCGTGCTGATCCACGGTTTCCCGTTCAACGGGGCGACGTGGGAGAAGCAGGTCGGTCCGCTGCTGGCGGCCGGCTACCGCACGATCACGTACGACCGGCGGGGTTTCGGCAACTCGGCCCAGCCGGCGTTCGGGTACGACTACGACACGTTCGCCGCCGACCTGGACGTGCTGATGAGCGAGCTGGGCCTGCGCGACGCGATCCTGGTCGGCCACTCGATGGGCACCGGCGAGGTGACCCGCTACCTGGGCGTGTACGGCTCGCAGCGGGTGGAACGGGCGGTGCTGCTGGCCCCGCTCGCGCCGTTCCTGCTGAAGACGTCGGACAACCCGGAGGGGGTCGAGAAGAGCCTCTTCCAGGGCTTCCAGCAGGCCATCCTCGACGACCGCTTCGCCTATCTCACCACCTTCTGCGAGGCGTTCTTCAACTACCAGGAGAACCGGGGCAGGCTGGTCAGCGAGGAGGCGTTCCGGGCGCACTGGGAGATCGGCGCGCGGGCGTCGGCGAAGGGCACGCACGACTGCGTGGACGCCTGGCAGACCGACTTTCGAGGCGACGTGTCGCGGATCGACGTGCCGGTGCTGATCATGCAGGGCGACGCCGACGCGGTGCTGCCGTACGCGAAGACCGGGCAACGGCTGCAACCGATGCTGCCCGGCAGCCAGCTGGTCACCCTCAGGGGTGCGCCGCACGGCATCCCGTGGACGAACGCGGCCGAGGTGAACCGCGGCATCCTGGACTTCATCGGGGCCCCGGCGATGGCCCGGGCCTGACCGCCGGTTCGGCCGACCCGGGCTGCGGTCGTCGCCGCCCGGGCCCGTACGACGACGGGCGCGACCCCGGCGGGGTCGCGCCCGTCGGCACCGCCGACCTCAGCCGGCCAGGCGGGCCAGCTCCTCGTCGACGATCGACGGGTCGAGCTTGCGGAAGACCGGCTTCGGCGCGGCCAGCGCGCGGCCCACCTCCAGCGGCACGGACTCCCAGCGCGCGCCGACCGTGTAGTCGCCGGTCAGCACCGGGTACGCGGGCCCGCCGTCGAGGTCCTCGACCTCCTCGACGACCGGCATCGGCGCGTGCACCCCGGTGCCGCCGAGCAGCTCGTGCACCTTCTGCGCGGAGTGCGGCAGGAACGGGGTGAGCAGCGTGTTGGCGTCGCTGACCACCTGGAGTGCGACGTGCAGGATGGTGCCCATCCGGGGCTTGTCCGCCTCGGCCTTTAGCTTCCACGGGGCCTGCTCGGAGAGGTACTTGTTGGCCTCGGCGACCACCCTCATCGCCTCGCCGATGGCCTGCTTCTGCCGGTGCCGGGCGATCAGGTCGCCGACGGTGGCGAAGCCGGCCCGGGCGGTGGCGAGCAGCGCCTCGTCGGCCTCGGTGAGCCCGGCCGGGTCGACCGGCGGGATCGCGCCGAAGTTCTTCGCCGCCATGGAGACGGACCGGTTGACCAGGTTGCCCCAGCCGGCGACCAGTTCGTCGTTGTTGCGGCGGAGGAACTCCGCCCAGGTGAAGTCGGTGTCGTTGCTCTCCGGGCCGGCGGCGGCGATGAAGTAGCGCAGCGCGTCGGCGTCGTAGCGCTCCAGGAAGTCCCGGACGTAGATGACGACCTTGCGGGAGGAGGAGAACTTGCGGCCCTCGATGGTGAGGTATTCGCTGGAGACGACCTCGGTGGGAAGGTTGAGCGCGCCCAGTTCGCCCGGCTCGCCGTCGTGCCCGCCGGCACCGGAGTAGCCGGAGAGCAGCGCCGGCCAGATCACCGAGTGGAAGACGATGTTGTCCTTGCCCATGAAGTAGTAGCCGCGGGCGTCCTTGCCCTCCGCGTCGGCGGACCACCACTTTCGCCACGCCTCGGGGTCGCCGGAGCGGCGGGCCCACTCGATGGAGGCCGACAGGTAGCCGATGACCGCGTCGAACCAGACGTAGATCCGCTTGTCGCCGCGGTCGCGCCAGCCGTCGAGCGGGATCGGCACCCCCCACTCCAGGTCACGGGTGATGGCCCGGGGCTGAAGGTCGTCGAGCAGGTTCCGGGAGAAGCGCAGCACGTTGGGGCGCCAGCCCTCCCGGGTGTCCAGCCACTGCCGCAGCACGTCGGCCAGGGCGGGCAGGTCCAGGAAGAAGTGCTCGGTCTCGACGAACTTCGGCGTCTCGCCGTTGATCTTCGACTTGGGGTCGATCAGGTCGACCGGGTCGAGCTGGTTGCCGCAGTTGTCGCACTGGTCGCCGCGGGCGCTGTCGTAGCCGCAGATGGGGCAGGTGCCCTCGATGTAGCGGTCCGGCAGGGTCCGGCCGGTGGACGGGGAGATCGCGCCGGTGGTGGTCCTCGGGACGATGTAGCCGTTTCGGTGCAGCCCCTGGAACAGCTCCTGCACCACCGCGTAGTGGTTGCGGGTGGTGGTGCGGGTGAACAGGTCGTAGGAGAGCCCGAGCGCCCGCAGGTCCTCGGCGATCACCCGGTTGTACCGGTCGGCCAGCTCGCGCGGGGTGACCCCCTCGGCGTCGGCCTGCACCTGGATCGGGGTGCCGTGCTCG harbors:
- a CDS encoding alpha/beta fold hydrolase; translated protein: MPFITVGTENSAPVDLYYEDHGSGQPIVLIHGFPFNGATWEKQVGPLLAAGYRTITYDRRGFGNSAQPAFGYDYDTFAADLDVLMSELGLRDAILVGHSMGTGEVTRYLGVYGSQRVERAVLLAPLAPFLLKTSDNPEGVEKSLFQGFQQAILDDRFAYLTTFCEAFFNYQENRGRLVSEEAFRAHWEIGARASAKGTHDCVDAWQTDFRGDVSRIDVPVLIMQGDADAVLPYAKTGQRLQPMLPGSQLVTLRGAPHGIPWTNAAEVNRGILDFIGAPAMARA
- the metG gene encoding methionine--tRNA ligase; its protein translation is MSHVLAAVAWPYANGPRHIGHVSGFGVPSDVFSRYMRMAGHDVLMVSGTDEHGTPIQVQADAEGVTPRELADRYNRVIAEDLRALGLSYDLFTRTTTRNHYAVVQELFQGLHRNGYIVPRTTTGAISPSTGRTLPDRYIEGTCPICGYDSARGDQCDNCGNQLDPVDLIDPKSKINGETPKFVETEHFFLDLPALADVLRQWLDTREGWRPNVLRFSRNLLDDLQPRAITRDLEWGVPIPLDGWRDRGDKRIYVWFDAVIGYLSASIEWARRSGDPEAWRKWWSADAEGKDARGYYFMGKDNIVFHSVIWPALLSGYSGAGGHDGEPGELGALNLPTEVVSSEYLTIEGRKFSSSRKVVIYVRDFLERYDADALRYFIAAAGPESNDTDFTWAEFLRRNNDELVAGWGNLVNRSVSMAAKNFGAIPPVDPAGLTEADEALLATARAGFATVGDLIARHRQKQAIGEAMRVVAEANKYLSEQAPWKLKAEADKPRMGTILHVALQVVSDANTLLTPFLPHSAQKVHELLGGTGVHAPMPVVEEVEDLDGGPAYPVLTGDYTVGARWESVPLEVGRALAAPKPVFRKLDPSIVDEELARLAG